In one window of Nocardioides panacisoli DNA:
- a CDS encoding ABC transporter permease: MSSATAPSALAQRSHGFLGRLGAALLTPGGAVYVLVIVLVVAIIAANPNFGDPGVLVRFLGRTAPIAIAAIGQYYVIVSGEFDLSMGAVVATQVVMAGNLIGEDPDRIVPVMVLMLLVGALVGLVNGLVSTLLRVPSFIVTLAMMLALGGLIDYLTGGAATGNPHENFREIGRGVIDGVPIIEVLPYSLIILAVIAGAASWLMRRPFGRTLIAAGDNPHASHVAGAPLWWVKTRAFVLSSLSATVAGMLLVGYAGVHPSVGEGYEFTAITAVVLGGTVLGGGRGWVLSSAAGAFALEFLFTLLTALDVQSTWRDTVQGLIIIVAVALAARAWTVGRGRGRPEARAPDTTDLPETPTPSLGTNTGGN; this comes from the coding sequence ATGAGCTCCGCCACCGCGCCGTCCGCGCTCGCGCAGCGCTCCCACGGCTTCCTCGGACGCCTCGGCGCCGCGCTGCTCACGCCGGGGGGCGCCGTCTACGTGCTGGTGATCGTGCTGGTGGTCGCGATCATCGCGGCCAACCCGAACTTCGGCGACCCCGGGGTGTTGGTGCGCTTCCTGGGTCGTACGGCCCCCATCGCCATCGCCGCCATCGGGCAGTACTACGTGATCGTCTCCGGCGAGTTCGACCTGTCCATGGGGGCGGTCGTCGCCACCCAGGTGGTGATGGCGGGCAACCTGATCGGCGAGGACCCCGACCGGATCGTCCCCGTCATGGTGCTGATGCTCCTGGTCGGCGCCCTCGTCGGGCTGGTCAACGGCCTGGTGTCCACGTTGCTGCGGGTCCCGAGCTTCATCGTCACGCTCGCGATGATGCTCGCGCTCGGCGGGCTCATCGACTACCTGACCGGGGGCGCCGCGACGGGCAACCCGCACGAGAACTTCCGCGAGATCGGACGGGGCGTCATCGACGGCGTACCGATCATCGAGGTGCTGCCCTACTCGCTGATCATCCTCGCCGTGATCGCCGGCGCCGCGTCCTGGCTGATGCGACGTCCCTTCGGCCGGACCCTGATCGCCGCCGGTGACAACCCGCACGCCAGCCACGTGGCCGGCGCACCGCTGTGGTGGGTCAAGACGCGTGCCTTCGTGCTGTCCTCGTTGTCAGCCACCGTGGCCGGCATGCTCCTGGTGGGCTACGCCGGCGTCCACCCCTCGGTCGGCGAGGGGTACGAGTTCACCGCGATCACCGCCGTCGTGCTCGGCGGCACGGTGCTGGGCGGTGGCCGGGGGTGGGTGCTCTCCTCCGCGGCCGGGGCATTCGCGCTGGAGTTCCTCTTCACCCTGCTCACCGCCCTCGACGTGCAGTCCACGTGGCGCGACACCGTCCAGGGCCTGATCATCATCGTCGCCGTCGCGCTCGCCGCACGTGCCTGGACCGTCGGCCGCGGTCGCGGTCGTCCCGAGGCCCGGGCACCCGACACCACCGATCTTCCCGAGACACCCACGCCCTCGTTGGGCACCAACACAGGAGGAAACTGA
- a CDS encoding substrate-binding domain-containing protein, which yields MRTPMRGMLAGAAALALFAACSTDESLDDPAAEDTQDESTQWFVQEEYETQLEQIEATFEGPEDQPWLQYIDGDMSDTSEWATDQPMKACFANASISNPWRQTGWITMNQQLKVLKQQGVISAMETRDAGDDDNTQIADIDYFISEGNCDVFIISPNSTAAMTPAVERACDTGKPVIVFDRGVETDCPVSFVHPIGGYAWGIESANFLVDELEEGDKVVALRILPGVDVLETRWATAERIFEENGIEAVDYFTGADPSEIKKIMSDELVKGEVAGIWMDAGDGAVAAIEAFEDAGVDYPVITGEDEMSFLRKWESTGLTGLAPVYSNFQWRTPLLAVEKIAAGEEIPTEWVLPQEPITEEERGDFLEANQGMPDGHYAKFGGEDLAGYPQVWQDRQIP from the coding sequence ATGCGCACACCGATGAGAGGGATGCTGGCGGGTGCTGCGGCCCTGGCGCTGTTCGCCGCCTGCTCGACCGACGAGTCGCTCGACGACCCGGCCGCCGAGGACACCCAGGACGAGAGCACGCAGTGGTTCGTGCAGGAGGAGTACGAGACACAGCTGGAGCAGATCGAGGCCACCTTCGAGGGGCCCGAGGACCAGCCGTGGCTGCAGTACATCGACGGTGACATGAGCGACACCTCCGAGTGGGCGACCGACCAGCCGATGAAGGCCTGCTTCGCCAACGCCTCGATCTCCAACCCGTGGCGCCAGACCGGCTGGATCACGATGAACCAGCAGCTGAAGGTGCTCAAGCAGCAGGGCGTCATCTCCGCCATGGAGACCCGCGACGCCGGCGACGACGACAACACCCAGATCGCCGACATCGACTACTTCATCTCCGAGGGCAACTGCGACGTCTTCATCATCTCCCCGAACTCCACGGCGGCGATGACCCCGGCGGTGGAGCGGGCCTGTGACACGGGCAAGCCGGTCATCGTCTTCGACCGCGGCGTCGAGACCGACTGCCCCGTCTCCTTCGTCCACCCGATCGGCGGCTACGCCTGGGGCATCGAGAGTGCCAACTTCCTCGTCGACGAGCTCGAGGAGGGCGACAAGGTCGTGGCGCTGCGGATCCTGCCGGGCGTCGACGTGCTCGAGACCCGCTGGGCCACCGCGGAGAGGATCTTCGAGGAGAACGGCATCGAGGCCGTGGACTACTTCACCGGTGCCGACCCGTCGGAGATCAAGAAGATCATGTCCGACGAGCTGGTCAAGGGTGAGGTCGCCGGCATCTGGATGGACGCCGGCGACGGGGCCGTCGCCGCGATCGAAGCCTTCGAGGACGCCGGCGTCGACTACCCGGTGATCACCGGTGAGGACGAGATGAGCTTCCTGCGCAAGTGGGAGTCGACGGGCCTGACCGGGCTCGCGCCCGTCTACTCCAACTTCCAGTGGCGCACGCCGCTGCTCGCGGTCGAGAAGATCGCCGCCGGCGAGGAGATCCCGACCGAGTGGGTACTCCCGCAGGAGCCGATCACCGAGGAGGAGCGCGGCGACTTCCTCGAGGCCAACCAGGGAATGCCCGACGGGCACTACGCGAAGTTCGGCGGCGAGGACCTCGCGGGCTACCCGCAGGTGTGGCAGGACCGGCAGATCCCGTGA
- a CDS encoding sugar phosphate isomerase/epimerase family protein: MRPLGVNTWVWVSPLTDDNAPGLLHHVAALGFDAVELPLENAGDLTPGRLADVLGETGLTPYVVGAMAPGRDLVATSPDVVADTQEYLRACVDLAEAVGAATVCGPFHAATGRVWRMTHEERAAAYDEWREHLAPVVAYAADRGVRIGIEPLNRYETSMVNTVEQALEALDGLLGDGLGLALDTYHLGIEERSAADAVRRAGHHLAHVQVCGNDRGAPGGDQTDWDGLFAAFDEVGYAGPLNIESFTPDNAAIAVAASIWRPLATSPDDLARDGLAFLRTRATGGTVT, translated from the coding sequence GTGAGGCCGCTCGGCGTCAACACTTGGGTCTGGGTCTCCCCGCTCACCGACGACAACGCTCCCGGGCTGCTGCACCACGTCGCGGCCCTCGGCTTCGATGCCGTGGAGCTGCCGCTGGAGAACGCGGGCGACCTGACCCCGGGCCGGCTCGCCGACGTGCTCGGCGAGACCGGGTTGACGCCGTACGTCGTGGGGGCCATGGCGCCGGGGCGCGACCTGGTCGCCACCTCACCCGACGTCGTTGCCGACACGCAGGAGTACCTGCGGGCCTGCGTCGACCTCGCCGAGGCGGTGGGAGCAGCCACGGTGTGCGGGCCGTTCCACGCCGCCACGGGGCGGGTCTGGCGCATGACGCACGAGGAGCGGGCGGCGGCGTACGACGAGTGGCGCGAGCACCTCGCGCCGGTCGTGGCGTACGCCGCCGACCGCGGGGTCCGCATCGGCATCGAACCGCTCAACCGCTACGAGACCTCGATGGTGAACACCGTCGAGCAGGCCCTGGAGGCCCTCGACGGGCTGCTCGGCGACGGTCTCGGGCTGGCGTTGGACACCTACCACCTCGGCATCGAGGAGCGCTCGGCCGCCGACGCCGTCCGCCGGGCCGGGCACCACCTCGCCCACGTCCAGGTGTGCGGCAACGACCGCGGCGCCCCCGGTGGGGACCAGACCGACTGGGACGGACTCTTCGCCGCGTTCGACGAGGTCGGGTACGCCGGCCCGCTGAACATCGAGAGCTTCACCCCCGACAACGCGGCGATCGCGGTCGCGGCCTCCATCTGGCGGCCGCTCGCGACCTCGCCCGACGACCTGGCGCGTGACGGGCTTGCGTTCCTGCGCACGCGCGCGACGGGAGGAACCGTCACATGA
- a CDS encoding Gfo/Idh/MocA family protein, protein MTGPTHDPALGVAVIGYSFMGRAHSNAWRNVGAFHPDLPAVRQQVLVGRDGTAVKEAAAHLGWRESATDWRSVLDREDVDLVDICTPGDSHHEIALAALAAGKHVLVEKPLANSVAQAAELAAAARDARARGQRAMVGFNYRRVPALALARRLVAQGRIGTVRQVRVAYLQDWLVDAGAPMTWRLRRESAGSGVLGDLGSHAVDQVHALLGEPVTNASGHLRTFVPERDGPDGPEPVTVDDAAWARLGTASGAVASLEVSRMATGCKNSLTIEVYGDRGALRFDLERLNELQLLDPDESGPDGFRRVLATEPDHPYLDAWWPPGHVLGWDHTFTNQAADLLTAIGEGTDPVPSFDDGLAVQRVLAAIEASAADSGRSAAVPTEED, encoded by the coding sequence ATGACCGGACCCACGCACGACCCGGCCCTGGGAGTGGCGGTCATCGGCTACTCCTTCATGGGCCGCGCGCACTCCAACGCCTGGCGCAATGTCGGCGCCTTCCACCCGGACCTGCCGGCCGTGCGACAGCAGGTGCTCGTCGGACGCGACGGCACTGCGGTGAAGGAGGCCGCCGCGCACCTCGGCTGGCGGGAGTCCGCCACCGACTGGCGCTCGGTGCTCGACCGTGAGGACGTCGACCTCGTCGACATCTGCACACCGGGGGACAGCCACCACGAGATCGCACTGGCGGCCCTCGCCGCGGGCAAGCACGTGCTGGTCGAGAAGCCCCTCGCCAACTCCGTCGCCCAGGCCGCCGAGCTCGCCGCAGCTGCCCGGGACGCCCGCGCCCGCGGTCAGCGCGCGATGGTCGGCTTCAACTACCGGAGGGTCCCGGCGCTGGCGCTCGCCCGTCGGTTGGTTGCGCAGGGTCGGATCGGCACCGTGCGACAGGTGCGGGTGGCGTACCTGCAGGACTGGCTCGTCGACGCCGGGGCACCGATGACCTGGCGCCTGCGGCGGGAGAGCGCCGGTTCCGGCGTGCTCGGCGACCTGGGGTCCCACGCCGTGGACCAGGTGCACGCGCTGCTGGGCGAACCCGTGACGAACGCGTCGGGCCACCTGCGCACGTTCGTCCCCGAGCGCGACGGCCCCGACGGTCCCGAGCCGGTCACCGTCGACGACGCCGCGTGGGCGAGGTTGGGCACCGCGTCGGGGGCCGTGGCGAGCCTGGAGGTCAGCCGGATGGCCACCGGCTGCAAGAACTCCCTGACGATCGAGGTGTACGGCGACCGCGGCGCCCTCCGCTTCGACCTCGAGCGGCTCAACGAGCTGCAGTTGCTCGACCCCGACGAGTCCGGTCCCGACGGCTTCCGCCGCGTGTTGGCCACCGAACCGGACCATCCCTACCTGGACGCGTGGTGGCCCCCGGGCCACGTCCTGGGCTGGGACCACACCTTCACCAACCAGGCGGCCGACCTGCTGACCGCCATCGGGGAGGGCACCGACCCGGTGCCGTCGTTCGACGACGGCCTCGCCGTGCAGCGGGTGCTGGCGGCGATCGAGGCCTCGGCGGCAGACTCCGGTCGGAGTGCCGCCGTACCGACCGAGGAGGACTGA